Proteins encoded within one genomic window of uncultured Draconibacterium sp.:
- a CDS encoding PKD domain-containing protein → MQIIYLNAKERLRCLNSYSSICFRLIIVFLITPILFSCEKDEGHEADPIANFGYKFQESAIDTSAEIVFPTCLNIVTANNSENANQFSWDLGDGRILDTKESVFSYDVSGTYIVALTATNGQESNTQSKKIIVKDRKIKSITIKHLYWNTSFHTLLNWDDNKKADLFIRIYKSNDPGIPEVIGEQYDAAVYFQSKDIPAVSISDIPLSISVSEDVTLESPGCNDLFGYCLYARDSGKEFLIFSNWGSGTMTFFTEEYSTKLSTLSISFNGSQIEMNAEF, encoded by the coding sequence ATGCAAATAATTTATCTCAATGCAAAAGAAAGACTTCGATGTTTGAACTCTTATTCATCAATATGTTTTCGTCTGATAATTGTTTTTCTAATAACTCCAATCCTTTTCTCGTGCGAAAAAGATGAGGGACATGAAGCAGATCCCATCGCCAATTTTGGGTATAAATTTCAAGAGAGTGCAATTGACACATCTGCTGAAATTGTATTTCCAACATGCCTGAATATTGTAACTGCAAATAATTCGGAGAACGCTAATCAATTTAGTTGGGATTTGGGAGATGGCAGAATCTTAGACACTAAAGAATCCGTATTTAGTTATGATGTATCGGGCACTTATATCGTCGCTTTAACTGCAACGAATGGACAAGAAAGTAATACTCAGTCAAAAAAAATAATTGTTAAAGACCGAAAGATAAAATCGATTACAATTAAACACCTTTATTGGAATACGTCATTTCATACTTTACTGAATTGGGACGATAATAAAAAAGCTGATTTGTTTATCAGGATATATAAATCCAATGATCCTGGCATCCCGGAGGTTATTGGAGAACAATATGATGCGGCGGTTTATTTTCAAAGCAAAGATATTCCTGCAGTAAGCATTAGCGACATCCCTTTAAGTATTTCAGTTAGTGAAGATGTAACACTTGAGTCACCAGGCTGTAACGATCTTTTTGGCTACTGTCTGTATGCCAGAGATTCCGGGAAGGAATTTCTGATTTTTTCAAATTGGGGATCTGGTACAATGACTTTCTTCACTGAAGAATATTCTACGAAGTTAAGCACGCTATCAATAAGTTTTAACGGTTCTCAAATCGAAATGAATGCAGAATTTTAA
- a CDS encoding DUF4884 domain-containing protein, which translates to MKTIQQIIAGALLLLVSACPEIPLTIKSPDNNPTYNVEYLFEYDGCKVYRFYDQGEYIYFTNCQGDVTSFTNDSTQIRIENHVRIKDQE; encoded by the coding sequence ATGAAAACTATTCAGCAAATTATTGCAGGAGCACTCTTGCTTCTGGTTTCTGCCTGCCCGGAGATTCCACTTACGATCAAAAGTCCTGACAACAACCCGACCTACAATGTTGAGTACCTGTTTGAATACGACGGGTGCAAAGTGTACCGATTCTACGATCAGGGCGAATACATTTATTTCACGAACTGCCAGGGCGATGTTACTAGTTTTACTAATGATTCGACACAAATCAGGATTGAAAATCATGTGCGAATCAAAGATCAGGAATGA
- a CDS encoding GNAT family N-acetyltransferase: protein MNIEIRKATEKDFPAIFGLIQELAEFEKGLDKVRNTLEQMYEQKDCFECYVAKTEDGEIVGMALYFFTYYTWVGKSFYLEDLYVKEAWRGNGLGTRLMDKMIEVAKAEKCKRFRLQVLHWNQPAINLYEKSGFTVDKTWYNCDIEGL, encoded by the coding sequence ATGAACATTGAAATAAGAAAAGCGACAGAAAAAGATTTCCCGGCAATATTTGGGCTCATCCAAGAACTTGCCGAATTTGAAAAGGGCCTTGATAAGGTTCGCAATACGCTGGAACAAATGTACGAGCAAAAAGACTGTTTCGAGTGTTACGTGGCCAAAACCGAAGATGGTGAAATTGTGGGAATGGCACTTTATTTTTTCACCTATTACACGTGGGTTGGCAAATCGTTTTACCTCGAAGATTTGTATGTAAAAGAAGCCTGGCGTGGCAACGGACTGGGCACTCGTTTAATGGATAAAATGATTGAGGTGGCAAAAGCAGAAAAGTGCAAACGCTTCCGCTTACAAGTACTTCACTGGAATCAACCTGCAATAAACCTGTACGAGAAAAGCGGATTTACAGTGGATAAAACCTGGTACAATTGCGACATTGAGGGCCTGTAA
- a CDS encoding DNA alkylation repair protein, whose amino-acid sequence MADKLKDILFPLEKVQLFATVLKEVYPPFQSEKFVAAVCDNDWPERELKEKMRHTTLCLRKFLPQDFEKAVEILVAIVPKVTGFEAIVLPDYVEVYGQDHWDIALPALGELTKCGSSEFGIRPFLNKDLESAMKYMLVWADSNDFKVRRFASEGCRPRLPWASGVPALKKDPSLILPILEKLKDDPEEFVRKSVANNLNDISKDHPELVLDICERWQGHSKNTDWIIKHACRTLLKQGNKRAMLLFGFANPGLMDVKDFQLSNASPCIGEDISFSFKLVLNTKQKQKVRVEYIVHFVKANGKTSPKVFQIKEVEMEPGEHPINKKHTFKNISTRKHYPGEHTFEIIINGDVKASAKLQLS is encoded by the coding sequence ATGGCCGACAAACTAAAAGACATCCTGTTCCCTTTAGAGAAAGTACAGCTTTTCGCAACCGTTTTAAAAGAAGTGTATCCTCCGTTTCAATCGGAAAAGTTCGTTGCCGCGGTGTGCGATAATGACTGGCCGGAGCGCGAGTTAAAAGAAAAAATGCGGCATACTACTTTATGCCTCCGCAAGTTCCTGCCACAGGATTTTGAAAAAGCAGTTGAAATACTGGTGGCTATTGTGCCAAAAGTTACCGGTTTCGAAGCCATTGTTTTACCCGATTATGTTGAAGTTTACGGACAAGACCATTGGGATATTGCCTTGCCGGCATTGGGTGAACTCACCAAATGCGGAAGCTCGGAATTTGGTATCAGGCCATTCTTAAATAAAGACCTTGAAAGCGCCATGAAATATATGCTTGTCTGGGCTGACAGCAATGATTTTAAAGTAAGGCGGTTTGCCAGCGAAGGATGTCGCCCACGCCTGCCATGGGCATCGGGAGTACCGGCTTTGAAAAAAGATCCGTCGTTGATCCTGCCAATTCTGGAGAAACTAAAAGATGATCCGGAAGAATTTGTGCGAAAAAGTGTAGCCAATAACCTGAACGACATTTCAAAAGATCACCCGGAACTGGTGCTCGATATTTGCGAGCGCTGGCAAGGCCACTCAAAAAATACCGATTGGATTATAAAACATGCCTGTCGCACCCTGTTAAAACAAGGAAACAAAAGAGCCATGCTGCTGTTTGGTTTTGCCAATCCGGGGTTAATGGATGTAAAGGATTTTCAACTTTCCAACGCTTCGCCATGCATCGGAGAGGATATTTCGTTTAGTTTTAAACTCGTTCTTAATACCAAACAAAAACAGAAAGTACGTGTCGAGTACATCGTTCATTTTGTAAAAGCCAATGGCAAAACTTCGCCCAAGGTTTTCCAGATTAAAGAAGTTGAAATGGAACCGGGCGAACACCCCATCAACAAAAAACATACATTCAAAAACATATCCACACGCAAACACTACCCTGGCGAGCACACGTTCGAAATTATTATTAACGGCGATGTGAAAGCATCTGCCAAACTACAACTCAGTTAA
- a CDS encoding 1-acyl-sn-glycerol-3-phosphate acyltransferase, with protein sequence MKYEKWSLGYWFLKQYIRFVDWIIHDKIILNGTNNIPENKPILIAPNHQNALSDPMAILLHTKFQPVWLARADIFKPGIITLALRFLKIMPVYRIRDGKDQLAKNEKTFADSIKVLENNCALALFPEAAHSAKRQMLSHKKAVPRIVFQAKEKAENNLDIHIVPTGIYYSSYWKFNRSVLVNFGKPLLVNDFLEAYNENPSAATLALRDALEKAIDPLTINIRSKENYDDFELIRSIYGKAFAVKTGQQNGFVKRFQSDQQLTKKLDELETNNKEKADEICSAVKSFDTNVRKHGLRSWLVEKPENNFLKLGLNKLLLLITLPVFVFGFLFNALPFFVIDAIVRKKIKDFAFWSSFSLVLGFTLFPIVYLLELWAVSGWLPLWWHKLLFFVSLPFIGKLAFRWYILLLKTIGRGRLFILKAFKKQQWQNLKNQQEQLFEDLDKII encoded by the coding sequence ATGAAATATGAAAAGTGGTCATTGGGATACTGGTTTTTAAAGCAGTACATCCGTTTTGTCGACTGGATAATTCATGATAAAATTATTTTAAACGGGACAAATAACATTCCCGAAAACAAACCGATACTTATTGCACCCAACCATCAGAATGCATTGAGCGACCCGATGGCAATACTTTTGCACACAAAGTTTCAGCCGGTGTGGCTGGCACGTGCCGATATTTTTAAACCCGGCATTATAACACTCGCATTACGTTTCCTGAAAATTATGCCCGTGTACCGCATACGCGACGGGAAAGATCAACTTGCAAAAAATGAAAAAACCTTTGCCGATTCCATAAAAGTTCTCGAGAATAATTGTGCGCTGGCCCTTTTCCCCGAGGCTGCTCACTCGGCAAAACGACAAATGTTATCTCATAAAAAAGCTGTTCCGCGTATTGTTTTTCAAGCCAAAGAAAAAGCCGAAAACAACCTCGACATCCACATTGTGCCAACCGGAATTTATTACAGCAGTTATTGGAAATTCAACCGCAGTGTACTGGTTAATTTTGGCAAACCATTGTTAGTGAATGATTTTCTGGAAGCGTACAACGAAAATCCAAGCGCTGCAACACTGGCGTTACGCGATGCATTGGAGAAAGCTATTGATCCGCTAACAATCAATATTAGAAGTAAAGAGAATTACGATGATTTCGAGCTTATCCGATCGATTTACGGAAAAGCGTTTGCAGTAAAAACAGGCCAGCAAAATGGTTTTGTCAAACGTTTTCAAAGCGACCAGCAACTAACGAAGAAATTGGACGAACTGGAAACCAACAACAAAGAAAAAGCAGATGAAATTTGTAGTGCCGTAAAAAGTTTCGATACCAATGTTCGGAAACATGGTTTACGCTCGTGGCTGGTTGAAAAGCCAGAGAATAATTTTTTGAAACTGGGACTCAACAAACTCCTTTTGCTGATCACATTGCCGGTTTTTGTTTTTGGTTTTCTGTTTAACGCCTTGCCATTTTTTGTTATCGATGCCATTGTGCGCAAAAAGATAAAAGACTTTGCCTTTTGGAGTTCTTTCTCTCTGGTTTTAGGATTTACACTTTTCCCCATTGTATACCTGCTCGAGCTTTGGGCAGTATCGGGCTGGCTCCCTTTGTGGTGGCATAAACTGTTGTTTTTTGTTTCGCTGCCATTTATCGGAAAACTGGCCTTTCGCTGGTACATTCTTTTGCTAAAAACAATTGGCCGGGGCCGGCTTTTTATCCTAAAAGCTTTTAAAAAACAACAGTGGCAAAACCTAAAAAATCAGCAGGAACAACTTTTTGAAGATCTGGATAAAATAATATAA
- a CDS encoding bile acid:sodium symporter family protein: MKEALEVLDNVRLNFSPSGLLALNITIAFIMFGVALDIKIEHFKQLIMRPKSVIVGVISQFVLLPAVTFLFVVLLNPTPTVALGMLLIASCPGGNISNFMSALAKGNLALSVSLTAIATLSATFMTPINFAFWGDLFISFYNNQGAGDYLVPIKIDFFQMIQTVVVLLGIPVVAGLLAAQYFPRITHKIKKPIRKLSILIFIGFVVVMLNNNFEHFKSFIHLIFLIVLIHNGLALLTGFSISSAFRLPKVDKRTITIETGIQNSALALVLMFNPKIFPPELELGGMTIIAAWWGIWHILSGFAVSSFMARFKLTK; encoded by the coding sequence ATGAAAGAAGCACTGGAAGTTCTCGACAATGTCAGGCTCAATTTTTCTCCATCAGGTTTACTCGCACTTAATATCACCATTGCATTTATAATGTTTGGTGTTGCCCTCGACATTAAAATCGAACATTTCAAACAATTGATAATGCGGCCCAAGTCGGTTATTGTTGGTGTTATTTCGCAATTTGTGCTTCTTCCGGCAGTTACATTTTTGTTTGTTGTACTGCTCAATCCTACTCCAACCGTAGCACTCGGAATGTTGTTAATTGCATCATGTCCGGGTGGTAATATATCAAATTTTATGAGTGCCCTGGCAAAAGGCAACCTCGCACTATCAGTTAGTTTAACTGCTATTGCAACGCTTTCCGCCACTTTTATGACGCCTATAAACTTTGCATTTTGGGGCGACCTGTTTATTAGCTTTTACAACAATCAGGGTGCAGGAGACTACCTTGTTCCCATAAAAATCGATTTTTTCCAAATGATTCAAACCGTAGTGGTTTTATTGGGAATTCCGGTTGTTGCAGGTTTGCTGGCAGCACAGTACTTTCCACGAATAACCCATAAGATCAAAAAACCAATACGTAAATTATCGATCCTTATTTTTATTGGTTTTGTGGTTGTTATGCTGAACAATAATTTCGAACACTTTAAGAGTTTTATTCATCTAATCTTCCTTATTGTTCTAATTCACAACGGATTGGCATTACTAACAGGTTTTAGCATCAGCAGTGCATTTCGTTTACCAAAAGTTGATAAACGTACCATTACTATAGAAACCGGTATCCAGAATTCAGCATTGGCGCTGGTACTCATGTTTAATCCTAAAATATTCCCTCCCGAACTGGAATTGGGTGGCATGACAATCATTGCAGCCTGGTGGGGCATTTGGCATATTTTAAGCGGATTTGCCGTATCTTCGTTTATGGCACGTTTTAAATTAACCAAATAA
- a CDS encoding alkaline phosphatase → MSQKLFFLLAFCALSFGAFAQDAYLSAESEDTDKTYPGGVAYEVKMYPQKFKAEKPKNIIFLIGDGMGVSQVFSGITANQGHLFIENCRHIGFSKTQSADNYITDSAAGGTALSCGVKTYNGAIGVDPDTVEVKSILEEAEDKGLATGLVSTSAITHATPASFIAHQPSRNMYEDIAADFMDTDIDVFIGGGNDHFTKRKDGRNLATELKEKGYTVETDIDKIAKVKSGKLAGLTAGIHNGRVAERGDMLPVATTTALDILDNNDKGFFLMVEGSQIDWGGHASSTVYIVEDMLDFDQTIGKALEFAAKDGETLVLVTADHETGGMALTGGDMSTGMVKADYPTTGHSAVMVPVFAYGPGAEQFIGIMENTDIHDKMKKLLLGK, encoded by the coding sequence ATGTCACAAAAATTATTTTTTTTACTTGCCTTTTGTGCCCTCTCTTTCGGGGCATTTGCGCAAGATGCATACCTAAGTGCAGAATCAGAAGATACAGATAAAACTTACCCGGGCGGCGTCGCTTACGAGGTAAAAATGTATCCCCAAAAGTTTAAAGCCGAGAAACCTAAAAACATTATTTTCCTTATTGGCGACGGTATGGGAGTAAGCCAGGTTTTCTCCGGAATTACAGCAAATCAGGGCCATCTGTTTATTGAAAATTGCCGCCACATTGGTTTTTCAAAAACACAATCGGCCGACAATTACATTACCGACTCGGCTGCCGGCGGAACCGCGCTATCGTGTGGAGTTAAAACCTACAACGGAGCCATTGGCGTTGATCCCGACACCGTTGAAGTAAAATCGATACTTGAAGAAGCCGAAGATAAAGGTTTGGCTACCGGCCTGGTTTCAACATCGGCAATTACACACGCCACCCCGGCATCATTTATTGCTCACCAACCCAGTAGAAATATGTACGAAGATATTGCTGCAGATTTCATGGACACCGATATTGATGTGTTTATTGGCGGTGGAAACGATCATTTTACAAAACGTAAAGACGGTCGTAACCTGGCAACTGAATTAAAAGAAAAAGGTTACACCGTTGAAACCGACATTGATAAAATAGCAAAAGTAAAAAGTGGAAAACTGGCTGGTTTAACTGCCGGAATTCACAATGGAAGAGTGGCAGAACGCGGCGATATGTTGCCGGTTGCAACAACTACAGCACTTGATATTCTTGACAACAACGACAAAGGCTTCTTCCTGATGGTTGAAGGTTCGCAAATTGACTGGGGAGGACATGCCAGCAGCACCGTTTACATTGTTGAAGACATGCTTGATTTTGACCAGACTATTGGCAAAGCACTTGAGTTTGCTGCAAAAGACGGTGAAACACTGGTGCTGGTTACTGCCGACCACGAAACAGGCGGAATGGCATTAACAGGTGGCGACATGAGCACCGGTATGGTGAAAGCTGATTACCCAACAACCGGTCACTCGGCGGTTATGGTTCCGGTTTTCGCATACGGTCCGGGAGCCGAACAATTTATCGGCATCATGGAAAATACCGACATTCATGATAAAATGAAGAAGCTACTATTAGGCAAATAG
- a CDS encoding RNA-binding domain-containing protein — protein MSSYIYKLIAEGEHQQQDFKFCINDSKKIAKSLVAFANTDGGRLLIGVKDNGKIAGISSDEEFYMIEAAAKIYSNPQIDFTTKQWQIEGKTVLEIGIEASDKKPHFAKDENGKWLAYIRRADENILAHKIQIEVWRKEKSTKGVYFSYSDDERFLIDYLRNNESITFSKFIRKARLSRKKAEEILSNFVIIDIIKMHTTQDGTYFTLNTEFDKEEIEKFN, from the coding sequence ATGAGCAGTTATATTTATAAACTTATTGCAGAAGGAGAGCATCAGCAGCAGGATTTTAAGTTTTGTATTAACGACTCGAAAAAAATTGCCAAATCGCTCGTGGCCTTTGCCAATACCGATGGCGGGCGTTTGCTTATTGGCGTAAAAGACAATGGTAAAATTGCCGGCATTAGCAGCGACGAAGAGTTTTATATGATTGAGGCTGCGGCAAAAATATACAGTAACCCTCAAATTGATTTTACTACAAAGCAATGGCAAATTGAGGGAAAAACCGTTTTGGAGATCGGCATTGAAGCCAGTGATAAAAAGCCACATTTTGCAAAAGACGAAAACGGAAAATGGCTGGCCTACATACGAAGAGCCGATGAAAATATTTTGGCCCACAAAATTCAAATCGAAGTGTGGCGAAAGGAAAAAAGTACGAAAGGTGTATACTTTAGCTATTCCGACGACGAGCGTTTTCTGATTGACTACTTACGAAACAATGAATCCATCACCTTTTCTAAATTCATACGAAAAGCACGTTTATCGCGCAAAAAGGCGGAAGAAATCCTGAGCAACTTTGTAATAATCGACATTATAAAAATGCATACAACGCAGGATGGAACTTATTTTACGCTGAATACCGAGTTCGATAAAGAAGAAATTGAAAAGTTCAACTGA
- a CDS encoding GNAT family N-acetyltransferase, translating into MKIRQATQKDHKTLVEFQLAMAHETEGIELHKPIVELGVEAVLNDSNKGNYYVAEINGQVVSSLLTTFEWSDWRNGTILWIQSVYVMPAFRRKGVYRKMYAHIKDMVMKDDNLNGIRLYADKTNTPAQKTYENMGMNQDHYVTFEWMK; encoded by the coding sequence ATGAAAATACGACAAGCAACTCAAAAAGATCACAAAACACTGGTAGAGTTTCAGTTGGCAATGGCACACGAAACCGAGGGCATTGAACTACACAAACCTATCGTTGAATTAGGTGTTGAAGCCGTTTTAAACGACAGCAACAAAGGCAACTATTATGTAGCCGAAATTAACGGGCAAGTTGTAAGTTCGCTGCTAACCACTTTTGAATGGAGCGACTGGCGCAACGGAACAATTTTGTGGATACAATCGGTTTATGTAATGCCTGCTTTCAGACGAAAAGGAGTTTACCGCAAGATGTACGCACACATTAAAGATATGGTGATGAAAGACGACAACCTTAACGGAATTCGCCTGTACGCAGATAAAACAAATACGCCGGCACAAAAAACCTACGAAAATATGGGAATGAACCAAGACCACTATGTTACGTTTGAATGGATGAAGTAG
- the yjjX gene encoding inosine/xanthosine triphosphatase: MKIVVASKNPVKINATESGFSTYFDVVEVQGVSVESGVSDQPKSDEETLKGALNRVGNARNEFRDADFWVGIEGGLSMNSLEIEAFAWIVITSGEKTGKARTTSFQLPVKVAELIAEGYELGHANDILFKQENSKQKTGAVGLLTGNKINRTALYKQAVQLALVPFLNPDLY; this comes from the coding sequence ATGAAAATAGTTGTAGCCTCAAAAAATCCGGTTAAGATAAATGCTACAGAATCAGGATTTAGTACCTATTTTGATGTTGTTGAAGTGCAAGGTGTTTCTGTTGAATCGGGCGTTTCGGATCAGCCTAAAAGCGATGAGGAAACATTAAAAGGGGCGTTAAACCGTGTGGGAAATGCCCGAAATGAATTTCGAGATGCCGATTTTTGGGTGGGTATTGAAGGGGGACTTTCAATGAATAGCTTGGAGATTGAAGCTTTTGCCTGGATCGTTATCACATCGGGAGAGAAAACCGGTAAGGCGCGCACCACAAGTTTTCAGTTGCCGGTTAAGGTGGCCGAATTAATTGCCGAAGGTTATGAGTTGGGGCATGCCAACGATATTTTGTTTAAACAGGAAAACTCAAAACAAAAAACCGGTGCAGTGGGGCTTTTAACGGGGAATAAAATTAACCGGACTGCCCTTTATAAGCAGGCAGTGCAGCTGGCATTGGTGCCATTTTTAAACCCCGATTTATATTAA
- a CDS encoding NifB/NifX family molybdenum-iron cluster-binding protein: protein MSKIFAITSSGKTEKSFLDLRFGKCENIVLFDVEKNQYSIEENRFINEKHSGIKLVDFLKEQGVTTIVTGEVGPMVSERLEKEKLQLVLLHEERIRVDEIMDRIGS, encoded by the coding sequence ATGAGTAAAATATTTGCGATTACATCCTCGGGCAAAACAGAAAAGTCGTTTCTCGACCTTCGTTTTGGTAAATGTGAGAACATTGTACTGTTCGATGTTGAAAAAAACCAATACTCTATTGAAGAGAATCGGTTTATAAATGAAAAGCACAGTGGAATTAAATTAGTTGATTTCTTAAAAGAACAGGGAGTTACCACGATTGTAACGGGCGAAGTTGGACCAATGGTTAGCGAGCGTCTTGAAAAAGAAAAGCTACAACTGGTGCTTTTACACGAAGAGCGTATCCGCGTTGACGAAATAATGGACCGGATAGGCAGTTAA
- a CDS encoding carboxymuconolactone decarboxylase family protein: protein MENLVEEFGSYRAKMNEKILASGNKVMKRIFSLDTLTYKEGALGTNVKEMLGLATSLVLRCDDCVKYHLEKCHELNVTSDEVFEVFSVANVVGGTICIPHTRRAIEYWEELNKLKKD, encoded by the coding sequence ATGGAAAATTTAGTGGAAGAATTTGGCAGCTACCGGGCAAAGATGAATGAGAAAATACTGGCTTCGGGCAACAAAGTGATGAAGCGCATTTTTAGTCTCGACACGTTAACCTATAAAGAAGGGGCATTGGGTACCAATGTAAAAGAAATGCTGGGGCTGGCAACTTCGCTGGTGCTGCGTTGCGACGACTGTGTAAAATATCACCTGGAGAAATGTCACGAACTGAATGTTACCAGCGACGAAGTTTTTGAGGTATTTAGTGTGGCCAACGTAGTAGGCGGAACCATTTGTATTCCGCACACACGAAGAGCCATTGAATACTGGGAAGAACTGAACAAATTAAAAAAAGATTAA
- a CDS encoding SPOR domain-containing protein gives MRTFLLVLVGLLATNFSFAQVDLSEEMAVDTSSIAILGRLDVNRDARLDKMLKWHIEKNQKREGMDGYRVEIFFSSSLDAKEQALNLKTEFLTNYPDFPVHIKFIAPNFRVRVGDFRTKNEALKLYKQVQKDYPAAFIVPDVIEFPLLKQNQYE, from the coding sequence ATGAGGACTTTTTTGCTGGTTTTAGTTGGTCTGTTGGCCACAAATTTCTCGTTCGCCCAAGTTGATCTTTCTGAAGAAATGGCTGTTGATACAAGTAGCATTGCCATTTTGGGACGACTGGATGTGAATAGAGATGCGCGGCTCGACAAAATGCTAAAATGGCATATTGAAAAGAACCAAAAAAGAGAGGGGATGGATGGATACAGGGTTGAGATCTTTTTTAGTTCGAGTTTGGACGCTAAAGAACAAGCCCTTAACCTAAAGACTGAATTTCTGACAAACTACCCGGATTTTCCCGTTCATATAAAATTTATTGCACCGAACTTTCGGGTTCGTGTAGGCGATTTTAGAACGAAAAACGAGGCTCTGAAATTGTACAAGCAAGTTCAAAAAGATTATCCTGCAGCTTTTATTGTTCCTGATGTAATCGAATTTCCATTGTTGAAACAAAATCAGTATGAGTGA